A window from Cinclus cinclus chromosome 4, bCinCin1.1, whole genome shotgun sequence encodes these proteins:
- the PDXP gene encoding chronophin, translating to MASCRRLSGAGLREVLGPAQGLLFDCDGVLWAGERAVPGAPELLERLRRSGKAALFVSNNSRRSVAELERRFTRLGFRGVRAEHVFSSALCSALFLRQRLLGGDGNGSGAGRVFVLGGEGLRGEVRDAGLRLAGEGEPAPGEPVRAVLVGYDDQFTFAKLAQACGYLRDPQCLLVATDPDPWHPLSDGQRTPGTGSLTAAVETASGRKALVVGKPNTYMFDCIVERFGVDPSRTLMVGDRLETDILFGKNCGLATILTLTGVSRLEEAQAYMASDSAAAKDLVPNYYVDSIADLIPGLDE from the exons ATGGCGAGCTGCCGGCGGCTGAGCGGCGCGGGGCTGCGGGAGGTGCTGGGCCCGGCGCAGGGGCTGCTCTTCGACTGCGACGGCGTTCTGTGGGCGGGAGAGCGCGCCGTGCCTGGCGCCCCCGAGCTGCTGGAGCGGCTGCGGCGCAGCGGCAAGGCCGCCCTTTTTGTCAGCAATAACAGCCGCCGCTCGGTGGCCGAGCTGGAGCGGCGCTTCACACGTCTCGGCTTCCGCGGTGTGCGCGCCGAGCACGTCTTCAGCTCCGCTCTCTGCTCCGCGCTCTTCCTCCGCCAGCGCCTCCTCGGCGGCGACGGGaacgggagcggggccggccgCGTCTTCGTGCTGGGCGGCGAGGGGCTGCGCGGCGAGGTGCGCGACGCCGGGCTGCGCCTGGCGGGCGAGGGCGAGCCGGCCCCCGGCGAGCCGGTGCGCGCAGTCCTGGTGGGCTACGACGACCAGTTCACCTTCGCCAAGCTGGCGCAAGCCTGCGGCTACCTGCGCGATCCGCAGTGCCTGCTGGTGGCCACCGATCCCGACCCCTGGCACCCGCTCAGCGACGGCCAGCGCACTCCCG ggactGGCAGCCTCACAGCCGCGGTGGAAACGGCTTCGGGCCGCAAGGCGCTGGTGGTGGGGAAGCCCAACACGTACATGTTTGATTGCATCGTGGAGCGATTTGGTGTCGACCCATCCCGCACCCTCATGGTGGGAGACCGTCTGGAGACAGACATCCTCTTCGGCAAGAACTGCGGCCTTGCAACCATTCTCACCCTGACAGGCGTTTCCCGCCTGGAGGAGGCGCAGGCCTACATGGCCAGCGACAGCGCCGCTGCCAAGGATCTGGTGCCCAATTATTATGTGGACAGTATTGCAGACTTGATACCAGGCCTGGATGAGTAA